Proteins encoded in a region of the Gemmatimonadaceae bacterium genome:
- a CDS encoding DUF4142 domain-containing protein, with product MSFKRVFPAASVAAVAALAFVLRTGSASPVPASTHAWALDDPTIVAIFDAANTSDIETGELGAKKGSTKEIRDFGAMLARDHKVVRQQGRDLAKKLGVTPTPPKDDDGMKSHAALMKRLNSLSGAEFDKAFLQNEVGYHDAVIGAVTKTLLPAIQNAALKDLVTKVAPAFVAHRDAAKNLLDKQGM from the coding sequence ATGTCGTTCAAACGCGTGTTCCCCGCCGCCTCCGTGGCCGCCGTCGCCGCGCTGGCCTTCGTCCTTCGCACCGGCTCCGCTTCCCCCGTCCCGGCTTCGACGCATGCGTGGGCGCTCGACGACCCGACCATCGTGGCGATCTTCGACGCCGCCAACACGTCGGACATCGAGACCGGTGAGCTCGGCGCCAAGAAAGGCTCGACGAAAGAGATCCGCGACTTCGGTGCGATGCTCGCGCGCGACCACAAGGTCGTGCGCCAACAGGGCCGCGATCTGGCGAAGAAGCTCGGCGTTACGCCGACGCCGCCGAAGGACGACGACGGCATGAAGAGCCACGCCGCGCTCATGAAGCGCCTCAACAGCCTGTCGGGCGCGGAATTCGACAAGGCGTTCTTGCAGAACGAAGTCGGCTACCACGACGCGGTGATCGGTGCGGTGACGAAGACGCTGCTGCCGGCGATTCAGAACGCGGCGTTGAAGGATCTGGTCACGAAAGTGGCGCCGGCGTTCGTGGCGCACCGCGACGCGGCGAAGAATCTGCTCGACAAGCAGGGCATGTAG
- the rho gene encoding transcription termination factor Rho: MEREQPANDNPPSYSNGESSPPSLSAPNTGGYQSGGGGGGGGGGGGWSGSSDNAQRGGGGQYDQHVRRDRNDQGGGGGGGGGFHDRRNGGGRRHRRGRGRGQRGGGSGGGREHQPQQQQHQQQPIQVVATGEMRGWFEPARDAGFVRRAANSYLAEAGDAYVPPHVVRQFALRKADLVDATIGLDQRGRPTVVEVRTINDIDPALASKRPEFNSLTASYPERKLFMETGRPAKAGAELIRRAIDLIAPIGYGQRALIVAPARAGKTTLLHGITEGVAVNHPNAVLLILLVDERPEEVSEAISWGVGEVISSSFDQPAQRHVEVTEMVLNRAHRLVESGKDVVIVLDSLTRMARAHNTAERGTGRTLSGGLDATAMAKPKAFFGSARSIPDSSGGGSLTIIATALVETGSRMDDVIFEEFKGTGNCEIKLDRGLAEKRIYPAIDIGTSGTRREEKLFRPDQIDSVYTLRRGLSQMPPQSAMEWLIKRIAATPSNDALLAGL, encoded by the coding sequence GTGGAGCGTGAGCAGCCCGCCAACGACAATCCGCCGAGCTACTCGAACGGCGAGTCTTCTCCACCGAGCCTCTCAGCGCCGAACACCGGCGGCTATCAATCGGGTGGCGGTGGCGGTGGTGGCGGTGGCGGCGGCGGTTGGTCCGGGAGCTCGGACAACGCGCAGCGTGGAGGCGGCGGACAATACGACCAGCACGTGCGCCGCGACCGCAACGATCAAGGCGGCGGTGGAGGCGGCGGCGGCGGATTCCACGATCGCCGCAACGGAGGCGGAAGACGTCACCGGCGTGGCAGGGGCCGCGGTCAGCGCGGCGGCGGAAGTGGCGGCGGCAGAGAGCACCAACCGCAGCAACAGCAACACCAGCAGCAGCCGATTCAAGTCGTCGCGACTGGTGAGATGCGCGGGTGGTTCGAACCCGCGCGCGACGCAGGATTCGTCCGGCGCGCCGCCAACAGTTACCTCGCCGAAGCTGGCGACGCGTACGTTCCGCCCCACGTCGTTCGCCAATTCGCGCTTCGCAAAGCGGATCTCGTCGACGCGACGATCGGCCTCGATCAGCGCGGACGTCCGACGGTCGTCGAAGTCCGCACGATCAACGACATCGATCCCGCGCTCGCGTCCAAGCGCCCCGAGTTCAACTCGCTCACGGCGTCATACCCCGAGCGAAAGCTGTTCATGGAGACCGGACGTCCGGCGAAAGCGGGCGCGGAGCTCATTCGTCGAGCGATCGATCTCATCGCGCCGATCGGCTACGGCCAGCGCGCGTTGATCGTCGCGCCGGCGCGCGCCGGAAAAACGACGCTCCTTCACGGCATCACCGAGGGCGTCGCGGTCAACCATCCCAACGCGGTGCTGCTCATCCTCCTCGTCGATGAGCGCCCCGAGGAAGTGAGCGAAGCCATCTCGTGGGGCGTCGGTGAAGTCATCTCGTCGAGTTTCGACCAACCCGCGCAGCGGCACGTCGAAGTCACCGAGATGGTGCTCAATCGCGCACACCGCTTGGTGGAGAGCGGGAAGGACGTCGTGATCGTGCTCGATTCGCTCACGCGCATGGCGCGCGCGCACAACACGGCTGAACGGGGGACGGGCCGGACCCTGTCCGGAGGCCTCGATGCCACAGCCATGGCCAAGCCGAAAGCGTTCTTCGGATCGGCTCGCTCGATCCCCGACAGTTCCGGCGGCGGCTCGCTGACGATCATCGCCACGGCGCTCGTCGAGACGGGCTCGCGGATGGACGACGTGATCTTCGAGGAGTTCAAGGGCACGGGCAACTGCGAGATCAAGCTCGACCGCGGGCTGGCCGAGAAGCGCATCTATCCCGCGATCGACATAGGGACGAGCGGGACGCGGCGCGAGGAAAAGCTCTTCCGTCCGGACCAAATTGACAGCGTTTATACGCTGCGGCGCGGGTTGAGCCAGATGCCGCCGCAGTCGGCGATGGAGTGGCTGATCAAGCGGATCGCCGCGACGCCGAGTAACGACGCGCTGTTGGCCGGATTGT
- the gspG gene encoding type II secretion system major pseudopilin GspG produces MSFTHRSTPLGTRARAGFTLIELLVTIAIIATLAAIVAPALFGNVGEARRNSARSQIQILSLALDAYRLDNDAFPTTDQGLEALRTLPASGTPPANWKGPYLRQLVPTDPWGRPYAYSAPGVANPNSYDLYTLGKDGKPGGEGEDADITSWNGPVHQ; encoded by the coding sequence GTGTCATTCACGCATAGATCGACGCCGCTCGGCACGCGCGCGCGCGCCGGATTCACCCTGATCGAGCTGCTCGTCACGATCGCGATCATCGCCACGCTTGCCGCGATCGTCGCGCCGGCGCTCTTCGGCAATGTCGGCGAGGCTCGTCGCAACAGCGCGCGAAGCCAGATCCAGATCCTCTCGCTCGCGCTCGACGCCTACCGCCTCGACAACGACGCGTTTCCGACGACCGATCAGGGACTCGAGGCGCTTCGAACGTTGCCCGCGTCCGGAACACCGCCCGCGAACTGGAAGGGACCGTATCTCCGCCAGCTCGTACCGACGGATCCGTGGGGGCGGCCGTACGCCTACTCCGCGCCCGGAGTCGCGAATCCGAACTCGTACGATCTCTACACGCTCGGCAAGGACGGAAAGCCGGGCGGCGAGGGCGAGGACGCGGACATCACGTCGTGGAACGGCCCGGTTCATCAGTAG
- a CDS encoding type II secretion system F family protein, which produces MQQFFAFDAVARDGSLDHGTIAAESLRDARDVIASRGLLVLSIESRGIHAQRRAPLSPRDLALGLRMLGDLLDSGLSAGRALLAFEELAPRGWRDSLPHIRQSVREGRTLAAALANAPVEIPGLVVGIAQAGEAGAGLGPAIRRAADLTEATAEMRAAVRAALAYPLVVAVAGVLAITMLVTVVLPRFARILGDIGQTLPASTRLVLRSAELGRVAALPMLILGAVGFASWRAWVRTDAGRLRWCRFLLAVPAVGSIRRAAATSRMAHSLSALLESGVPIATALDLAARAASDAELETRLRRARAGIAAGQSLSHSLEANDAATPTAFRLVRAGEESGRLPSMLAHAARIEQQRVDQAIRAAVRMLEPSLLLLFAGVVAVIAAALLQAIYSVRPA; this is translated from the coding sequence ATGCAGCAGTTCTTCGCTTTCGACGCCGTCGCGCGCGACGGGTCGCTCGACCACGGCACGATCGCCGCCGAGTCGTTGCGGGACGCCCGCGATGTGATCGCGTCGCGCGGCCTGCTCGTGTTGTCGATCGAATCGCGCGGCATTCACGCCCAACGGCGGGCCCCGCTGTCACCGCGCGACCTCGCGCTCGGGCTTCGAATGCTTGGCGACCTGCTGGACTCCGGACTTTCCGCGGGGCGCGCGCTCCTTGCGTTCGAGGAGCTTGCGCCCCGCGGTTGGCGCGATTCTCTGCCGCACATCCGTCAGTCCGTCCGCGAAGGCAGAACGTTGGCCGCCGCGCTCGCGAACGCGCCGGTCGAAATCCCTGGTCTCGTGGTCGGCATCGCGCAGGCCGGCGAGGCCGGCGCCGGTCTCGGGCCGGCGATTCGTCGGGCCGCGGATCTGACCGAAGCGACCGCCGAGATGCGCGCCGCGGTGCGCGCTGCGCTAGCGTATCCACTCGTCGTGGCGGTGGCCGGTGTTCTCGCGATCACGATGCTCGTCACCGTCGTCCTCCCGCGGTTCGCGCGCATCCTCGGCGACATTGGACAAACGCTCCCCGCGTCCACGCGGCTCGTGCTGCGCTCCGCGGAGCTCGGACGCGTGGCCGCGCTGCCCATGCTGATTCTTGGCGCGGTCGGTTTCGCCTCGTGGCGGGCATGGGTTCGCACGGACGCCGGACGCTTGCGATGGTGCCGCTTTCTGCTCGCGGTGCCGGCCGTCGGCTCGATCAGACGCGCCGCCGCCACTTCGCGAATGGCGCATTCGCTCTCCGCGTTGCTCGAGAGCGGCGTGCCGATCGCGACGGCGCTCGATCTCGCAGCGCGCGCGGCGTCGGATGCCGAGCTCGAAACACGACTCCGGCGCGCGCGCGCCGGAATCGCAGCGGGCCAATCGCTGTCGCACTCGCTCGAGGCCAACGACGCCGCCACACCAACGGCGTTTCGTCTCGTGCGCGCTGGTGAGGAGTCGGGGCGACTCCCGTCGATGTTGGCGCACGCGGCGCGCATCGAACAACAGCGCGTCGATCAGGCGATCCGCGCCGCGGTGCGAATGCTCGAGCCATCGCTCTTGCTGCTCTTCGCGGGCGTGGTCGCGGTGATCGCGGCGGCACTGCTCCAGGCCATCTACAGCGTGCGCCCGGCATGA
- a CDS encoding GspMb/PilO family protein, which produces MTSRDRRTLIVGAGVIASLFAATKGAPAVAAWERDRAAASLRANQLVVAASVDPRELRAARDSLGARRARLEAIDSLVPTALGASEAVARLASTLEDLADSCSVRVSSIQLRSDSVTSNGFTEVSVRLNGVADVAGLASLLHAIAISKNPLAVRELSVTAPDPMAPSSKAEALRLDVLVSGLVRSGVSRRS; this is translated from the coding sequence ATGACGTCACGAGACCGGCGCACCCTGATCGTTGGCGCGGGCGTGATCGCGAGCTTGTTCGCGGCCACGAAGGGCGCTCCGGCTGTCGCCGCGTGGGAACGCGATCGAGCCGCCGCCTCGCTTCGAGCCAACCAGCTCGTCGTCGCCGCCTCCGTCGACCCGCGCGAGCTCCGGGCCGCGCGTGACTCTCTCGGCGCACGCCGCGCGAGGCTCGAGGCCATCGACTCTCTGGTGCCAACGGCGCTTGGCGCGTCCGAAGCGGTCGCCCGTCTCGCTTCCACGCTCGAGGATCTCGCCGACTCGTGCTCGGTGCGAGTCTCGTCGATCCAGCTGCGATCGGACAGCGTGACGTCAAATGGATTCACCGAAGTCTCCGTTCGCCTGAACGGCGTCGCTGACGTCGCGGGCCTGGCGTCTCTTCTCCACGCGATCGCCATTTCGAAAAATCCGCTGGCGGTGCGAGAACTGTCCGTCACGGCGCCGGATCCGATGGCGCCGTCAAGCAAAGCGGAGGCGCTGCGACTCGACGTGCTCGTTTCCGGCCTTGTGCGGAGCGGAGTATCGCGACGGTCATGA
- a CDS encoding secretin N-terminal domain-containing protein → MTLTAVVMAATAGQAQVPQAPSDSVTIRIVATELRSAVQIMQQYLDRPVIFAGATAGPQVTLETPHPVPRADVVRYLRGLLDAQGYELVSDTASGTYRARLKEMSPASRSAAPATTGFAPAARPQATMELFVIALKHARAADVASNVNTLFGRGTFGQIQNTSQSRTLADELRANQMPPLDAGTLSPSSSPASGGRPATLTGDITIVPDPHANSLLIRANRADFDLIKSIVDQIDVRPPQALIEVLIVEAQRDRSFSLGLQAAADDVSLSHRGGAALGSGALSPGSGGLGDFTLKVMGLGGLNLDATIGVAAGRGDVRIISRPVVLTANDEQAEVVVGSQRPFVQVSRTLPASDVGIRDEVVQYKDVGTRLRVRPTISIDGTVQLDVSQEVSNATTETQFNAPVISTRSVRTDLIVHDGQTIVLGGLTDREHDVQSEGVPFFSSIPLIGGFFGRHSRSTTETELFIFLTPRVIRSDDDAERLTSPLRDRAEKIKP, encoded by the coding sequence ATGACGCTGACGGCCGTCGTCATGGCGGCCACCGCCGGACAGGCGCAGGTTCCGCAAGCGCCGTCGGACAGCGTGACGATTCGCATCGTCGCCACCGAACTGCGATCGGCCGTGCAGATCATGCAGCAGTATCTCGACCGGCCGGTGATCTTCGCCGGCGCAACGGCCGGTCCACAGGTGACGCTCGAGACGCCGCACCCGGTGCCGCGCGCCGACGTCGTGCGCTACCTGCGCGGCCTGCTCGACGCGCAGGGTTACGAGCTCGTGAGCGACACCGCCTCCGGCACCTATCGCGCGCGGCTCAAAGAAATGTCGCCCGCGTCGCGATCGGCGGCGCCGGCGACGACGGGCTTTGCGCCTGCCGCGCGCCCGCAAGCCACCATGGAGCTCTTCGTCATCGCGCTGAAACACGCCCGCGCGGCCGACGTTGCGTCGAACGTCAACACGCTGTTCGGGCGTGGTACGTTCGGCCAAATCCAAAACACGTCGCAGTCGAGGACTCTCGCCGACGAGCTGCGCGCCAACCAAATGCCGCCGCTCGATGCCGGCACGCTTTCGCCGTCGTCGTCGCCGGCTTCGGGCGGCCGTCCCGCTACGCTCACCGGCGACATCACGATCGTTCCCGACCCGCACGCCAACAGTCTCCTCATTCGCGCCAACCGCGCCGACTTCGACCTCATCAAGTCGATCGTCGACCAGATCGACGTGCGGCCGCCGCAAGCGCTCATCGAAGTGCTGATCGTCGAAGCACAGCGCGACCGCAGCTTCAGCCTCGGACTCCAGGCCGCCGCCGACGACGTGAGCCTGTCGCACCGAGGCGGCGCGGCGCTCGGCAGCGGGGCGCTTTCCCCGGGATCCGGCGGACTCGGCGACTTCACCCTCAAAGTCATGGGGCTCGGCGGGCTGAATCTCGACGCGACGATCGGCGTGGCCGCCGGACGCGGCGACGTGCGAATCATCAGCCGGCCGGTCGTGCTCACGGCGAACGACGAGCAGGCCGAAGTCGTCGTCGGCAGCCAGCGGCCGTTCGTGCAGGTATCGCGGACGTTGCCCGCGTCCGATGTCGGCATTCGCGATGAGGTGGTGCAGTACAAGGATGTCGGCACACGGCTGCGCGTGCGCCCCACCATCAGCATCGACGGCACCGTGCAGCTCGACGTGTCGCAGGAGGTGAGCAACGCGACGACTGAGACGCAGTTCAACGCGCCGGTGATCTCCACGCGCTCGGTGCGCACGGATCTCATCGTGCACGACGGACAGACGATCGTCCTTGGCGGGCTGACCGATCGCGAGCACGACGTGCAGTCCGAGGGCGTCCCGTTCTTCTCGAGCATTCCGCTCATCGGCGGTTTCTTCGGCCGGCATTCGCGAAGCACGACCGAGACGGAACTATTCATCTTCCTCACGCCGCGCGTCATCCGGAGCGACGACGACGCCGAGCGTCTCACGTCGCCGCTGCGCGACCGGGCGGAGAAGATCAAACCGTGA
- a CDS encoding prepilin-type N-terminal cleavage/methylation domain-containing protein translates to MASRRNRRGFTLLELILALSMTGAAMLGGVLLLDQVNDETARIIARGAGGDRESNGARVLRRLIVEAHASNDTMRKFAGDERSVSFQTRCDTPGGWSEPCDATLAIDDREDSSAVVADLSVGGSLTLRRDAGRRLWRYLDANPRDTAWATRWSSATTLPAAVALVSARDTIVFPVQVRRD, encoded by the coding sequence GTGGCCTCACGCCGTAACCGAAGAGGGTTCACGTTGCTCGAGCTCATTCTCGCGCTCTCGATGACCGGAGCGGCGATGCTGGGTGGAGTGTTGCTGCTGGATCAAGTCAACGACGAGACGGCGCGCATCATCGCACGCGGCGCCGGCGGCGACCGCGAGTCGAACGGCGCGCGCGTTCTTCGCCGACTCATCGTCGAGGCGCACGCGAGTAACGACACGATGCGCAAGTTCGCCGGCGACGAACGCTCCGTGTCATTCCAGACGCGATGCGATACGCCCGGTGGATGGTCCGAGCCGTGCGACGCCACGCTCGCGATCGACGATCGCGAGGACAGCAGCGCCGTCGTCGCCGACCTGTCGGTCGGCGGGTCGCTGACGCTGCGCCGCGACGCGGGGCGGCGCTTGTGGCGATATCTCGACGCGAATCCGCGTGATACCGCGTGGGCGACGCGCTGGTCGTCCGCGACGACGCTTCCCGCGGCCGTCGCGCTCGTGTCGGCCAGGGACACGATCGTATTCCCGGTCCAGGTGCGCCGTGACTAG
- a CDS encoding sigma 54-interacting transcriptional regulator encodes MTDRPGDVAIVGESAPMRELRALIARVAPTRLPVLIEGPTGSGKELVAAQLHRASGRTGALVAFNVCAIGDTMFEDALFGHVRGAYTGAIGEAMGFLREANGGTAFFDEISGLPLPLQAKLLRAIETGVFRPIGAARDARSDFRPIAATNDDLAELVRDGRFRADLWHRLSGVVLRVPALVDRVDDIPMLARHFLGAAARVTDDATATLMTRAWPGNVRELRQVLEAARVFASGMIDAAAIDAAVANRSAAASKPNSPARSLAERSELVAALESAAWDTGRAACELGIHRATMYRRMKRHGIEGRGSPHPAPRTPPTCPACRADSSPRRGAPRTPAPLS; translated from the coding sequence GTGACCGACCGGCCCGGCGACGTCGCGATCGTCGGCGAATCCGCGCCGATGCGCGAGCTCCGCGCGCTCATCGCGCGGGTCGCCCCGACGCGGTTGCCCGTGCTCATCGAGGGACCGACCGGCAGCGGCAAGGAGCTCGTCGCCGCGCAGCTGCACCGCGCGAGCGGGCGGACCGGAGCCCTGGTGGCGTTCAATGTATGCGCAATCGGCGACACCATGTTCGAGGACGCGCTCTTCGGCCACGTGCGCGGCGCGTACACGGGCGCGATCGGCGAGGCCATGGGCTTCCTGCGCGAAGCAAACGGGGGAACCGCGTTCTTCGACGAGATCAGCGGACTGCCGCTGCCGCTTCAAGCCAAGCTGCTGCGCGCGATCGAAACCGGCGTGTTTCGCCCGATCGGCGCCGCGCGCGACGCGCGGAGCGATTTCCGACCGATCGCGGCGACGAACGACGATCTCGCCGAGTTGGTTCGCGACGGGCGCTTCCGCGCCGACTTGTGGCACCGGCTGAGTGGCGTCGTTCTGCGCGTGCCGGCGCTCGTCGATCGCGTCGACGACATTCCGATGCTGGCGCGGCACTTCCTCGGTGCCGCCGCACGCGTGACCGACGATGCGACGGCCACGCTCATGACGCGCGCCTGGCCGGGCAACGTGCGCGAGCTGCGTCAGGTGCTCGAAGCAGCACGCGTCTTCGCGAGCGGCATGATCGACGCGGCGGCGATCGACGCCGCCGTCGCGAACCGGAGTGCCGCTGCCTCGAAACCAAACTCGCCCGCCCGCTCATTGGCCGAGCGGAGCGAGTTGGTCGCCGCGCTCGAGAGCGCGGCGTGGGACACGGGACGGGCGGCATGCGAGCTCGGGATTCATCGCGCCACCATGTATCGGCGGATGAAGCGGCACGGAATCGAGGGGCGCGGGTCTCCGCATCCCGCGCCCCGCACCCCACCTACATGCCCTGCTTGTCGAGCAGATTCTTCGCCGCGTCGCGGTGCGCCACGAACGCCGGCGCCACTTTCGTGA
- a CDS encoding helix-turn-helix domain-containing protein, giving the protein MDVAAFLPRPLLPQLRIALGSEHTLISVSSWGELQSTVQQRMIDVVVADPCATGVADVESLELIRQHYPSLPVVLYTALSASGFAATVRLARSGIEHVVLSRFDDEPRRFLELLESIPAHELGERMLRELAEPLSCLPVVVVRGIDQLFRSPARFTSAGDLAAAAGMNLRTLYRNLEPAGFYSARTLVVSARLVRAYAYLRDPGRSIKDVAAKTGYTSPWQLSQHMREMTGRTAEQVRREMTPDELIACMVEQVQQRRQGE; this is encoded by the coding sequence GTGGACGTCGCTGCGTTTCTTCCACGCCCGTTGCTCCCGCAGCTCAGAATCGCTCTCGGCTCGGAGCACACACTCATCTCGGTTTCGAGTTGGGGCGAGCTCCAATCGACCGTGCAACAGCGGATGATCGACGTCGTCGTCGCCGATCCGTGTGCGACGGGCGTCGCCGACGTCGAATCGCTCGAGCTGATTCGCCAGCACTACCCTTCGCTTCCCGTCGTTCTCTACACAGCGCTCAGCGCGAGCGGCTTCGCCGCGACGGTACGGCTGGCCAGATCGGGCATCGAGCACGTCGTGTTGAGCCGGTTCGACGACGAGCCGCGAAGATTTCTGGAGTTGCTCGAAAGCATCCCCGCCCACGAGCTGGGCGAGCGGATGTTGCGGGAGCTGGCGGAGCCGCTGTCGTGTCTGCCAGTGGTCGTGGTTCGGGGAATCGATCAGTTGTTCCGGTCTCCCGCGCGGTTTACTAGTGCAGGAGACCTCGCAGCGGCGGCGGGGATGAACCTCCGCACGTTGTATCGAAACCTCGAGCCGGCGGGGTTCTACTCAGCGAGGACGCTGGTGGTGTCGGCAAGGCTGGTGCGGGCATACGCGTATCTGCGGGATCCAGGACGGTCCATCAAGGACGTGGCCGCGAAAACGGGGTACACCTCGCCCTGGCAGCTCTCTCAGCACATGCGGGAGATGACGGGACGAACAGCCGAGCAAGTACGACGCGAAATGACACCGGATGAACTGATCGCGTGCATGGTTGAACAAGTGCAGCAGCGGAGGCAGGGCGAATGA
- a CDS encoding GspE/PulE family protein produces the protein MSNVAAHVSSADAPLLGLLELPPELSRDFLAHHALCPKAVTDDGALIVAATDGSLLDGAHDIAFAYGRRFVIETTQRPQLEALIERLVTRSDRNVELARVDAGGDASGDALATDVRDLANQPPVIRYVNLLVRDAYDAAASDIHLEATRSGLSARFRVDGVLAPAPEPPSHLHHAVISRIKLLAELDIAERRRPQDGRIRVRLESRELDLRVSTVPTMYGESLVLRLLDHGGRPAGLDSLGMPPDVWRVMTELSEAPHGLVLVTGPTGSGKTTTLYAALARRDASIEKIITVEDPIEYQVSGVTQMPVHRQAGVSFAAALRAILRQDPDVVMIGEMRDRETAEIAVQAAMTGHLVFSTLHTNDAISAVPRLVDLGIPEYLIAATLEGVLAQRLVRRVCPDCRVSYRPSAEHLALVCDVASTTPPAFARGAGCRGCRGTGFRGRIGVFELVRVDTALRDAIAASEPRSSLHAHASRAGLTSLRSDAWQKILAGVTTVEEVARVIHA, from the coding sequence GTGAGCAACGTCGCCGCCCACGTTTCCTCGGCCGACGCCCCGTTGCTGGGATTGCTCGAGCTGCCTCCTGAGCTCTCGCGCGACTTTCTCGCGCACCACGCTCTCTGCCCCAAGGCCGTGACCGACGACGGAGCGCTGATCGTTGCCGCGACCGACGGCTCGCTCCTCGACGGGGCTCACGACATCGCCTTCGCGTACGGACGGCGCTTCGTCATCGAGACGACCCAGCGGCCGCAGCTCGAAGCTCTCATCGAGCGCTTGGTGACGCGCTCCGATCGCAACGTCGAACTGGCTCGAGTCGACGCCGGGGGCGATGCGTCGGGAGACGCGCTGGCTACCGACGTACGCGATCTGGCGAACCAGCCGCCCGTCATCCGCTACGTGAACCTCCTCGTTCGCGACGCCTACGACGCCGCCGCGAGCGACATCCATCTCGAAGCGACGCGCAGCGGACTCTCGGCGCGTTTCCGCGTCGACGGAGTCCTGGCACCCGCTCCGGAACCGCCGAGTCACCTCCATCATGCCGTCATCTCGCGCATCAAGCTGCTCGCCGAGTTGGACATCGCGGAGCGCCGGCGCCCGCAAGACGGGCGGATTCGCGTCCGCCTCGAGTCGCGCGAGCTGGACCTCCGCGTGTCGACCGTGCCCACCATGTACGGCGAAAGTCTCGTCTTGCGCCTGCTCGACCATGGCGGACGACCGGCCGGACTGGACTCGCTGGGCATGCCACCGGATGTCTGGCGCGTCATGACCGAACTGTCCGAGGCCCCGCACGGTCTGGTGCTCGTCACCGGGCCAACCGGCAGCGGCAAAACCACGACCCTATACGCGGCGCTCGCTCGGCGCGACGCCTCCATCGAGAAGATCATCACCGTCGAAGACCCCATCGAGTATCAGGTTTCGGGGGTCACACAGATGCCGGTACACCGTCAGGCGGGCGTCAGTTTTGCCGCGGCGCTGCGTGCAATCCTGCGTCAGGACCCCGACGTCGTGATGATCGGAGAGATGCGGGACCGAGAGACGGCGGAGATCGCCGTTCAGGCGGCCATGACGGGCCATCTCGTGTTCAGCACCCTCCATACGAACGACGCGATCAGCGCCGTCCCGCGTCTCGTCGACCTCGGAATCCCCGAGTATCTCATCGCCGCCACGCTCGAGGGAGTTCTCGCGCAGCGCCTCGTGAGGCGCGTCTGCCCCGACTGCCGGGTGTCGTACCGTCCCTCGGCGGAGCATTTGGCGCTCGTCTGCGACGTCGCGTCTACCACGCCGCCCGCGTTCGCTCGCGGCGCGGGGTGCCGCGGTTGTCGCGGCACCGGCTTTCGTGGGCGTATCGGCGTTTTCGAGCTGGTGCGCGTGGACACCGCGCTGCGCGACGCAATCGCGGCGAGCGAACCGCGTTCGTCGCTGCACGCTCACGCATCGCGCGCCGGCCTCACGTCACTGCGCTCCGACGCCTGGCAAAAGATCCTGGCCGGCGTGACCACCGTCGAAGAGGTCGCCCGTGTCATTCACGCATAG
- a CDS encoding prepilin-type N-terminal cleavage/methylation domain-containing protein, whose translation MTRDPRELRGTTLVELLVVLSVLGVIASVAVLAVRRFDRPAPNDPRAILAESLRVAVDSSRAIVVRFVRDGRAFSATVRPDGTVVADSGGLLDADRLTGRPSHAR comes from the coding sequence ATGACGCGAGACCCTCGCGAACTGCGCGGCACGACGCTCGTCGAGCTGCTCGTGGTGCTCTCCGTACTCGGCGTCATTGCGAGCGTGGCCGTGCTGGCCGTTCGCCGATTCGACCGGCCGGCGCCGAACGACCCGCGCGCGATCCTCGCCGAGAGTCTTCGCGTCGCGGTCGATTCGTCGCGCGCGATCGTCGTTCGCTTCGTGCGGGACGGACGCGCGTTCTCAGCGACCGTCAGACCCGACGGCACCGTCGTCGCCGATTCGGGGGGATTGCTCGACGCGGATCGACTCACAGGCAGACCGTCGCATGCGCGGTGA
- a CDS encoding response regulator: MTWPVVAGSPGAPPVGMGGGRNASAPKDTKRGDVPRGRSVKVLIVDDEPSICKALGMALSHAGYEVITARSGDAACTVADTQRVDIMLVDLRIPDMRGDAIFEYAAGVQPHLRDHTLFVTGDISDQAVELIGLCRCNYVRKPFDLTVMLDAVAALSPLDKARKSTA, encoded by the coding sequence ATGACGTGGCCAGTGGTCGCCGGCTCGCCAGGGGCGCCGCCCGTGGGAATGGGTGGAGGGCGGAATGCGAGCGCGCCAAAGGACACCAAGCGGGGGGACGTGCCGCGCGGCAGATCGGTGAAGGTGCTCATCGTCGACGACGAGCCTTCCATCTGCAAGGCGCTCGGCATGGCCCTAAGCCACGCGGGCTATGAGGTCATCACCGCGCGCAGCGGGGACGCGGCGTGTACGGTGGCCGACACGCAGCGCGTGGACATCATGCTCGTCGACCTGCGCATCCCGGACATGCGCGGCGACGCGATCTTCGAGTACGCCGCCGGCGTACAGCCGCATCTCCGCGACCACACGCTGTTCGTCACGGGCGACATCAGCGACCAGGCGGTCGAGTTGATCGGTCTCTGTCGATGCAACTACGTGCGCAAGCCGTTCGACCTGACCGTGATGCTCGACGCAGTCGCGGCGCTGTCACCATTGGACAAGGCGCGGAAGTCGACGGCGTAG